Proteins found in one Mucilaginibacter gracilis genomic segment:
- a CDS encoding DUF4440 domain-containing protein, with protein sequence MKTIIASSLLIICLSGMVFAQKAQVKTVVDADETFDKTVARKGIKDGFLSVLDDEGVVFKPNAVNAKEFYSTIDKQPGNLTWQPKFARISANGDLAFSTGPYTYQNSKADTDKVYGHYVSVWRTSGDSKLKLLINLGVQHPEPEQQEVLDCKEPEAEVTPPSKDPFKNKRIILATEEQFNHSLTLSAMATYKEFLDEDAHYYFPGFEPFVGKDKIMKFVNNEAISIVAKTTSAGRSASSDLAYSYGVAQIKKGNITADYNYVRIWDMDSQHRWNILLEVFSSVEK encoded by the coding sequence ATGAAAACAATAATTGCAAGTTCTCTATTAATAATATGCCTTTCGGGGATGGTTTTTGCACAAAAGGCGCAGGTTAAAACCGTGGTTGACGCCGACGAAACCTTTGATAAAACCGTTGCCCGTAAGGGGATAAAAGATGGTTTTTTATCGGTACTTGATGATGAAGGCGTGGTATTTAAGCCCAATGCCGTTAACGCTAAAGAGTTTTACAGCACCATTGATAAGCAACCCGGTAACCTAACCTGGCAGCCTAAATTTGCACGCATATCTGCCAATGGTGATCTGGCTTTTTCTACCGGGCCATATACTTATCAAAACAGTAAGGCCGATACCGATAAGGTTTACGGCCACTACGTATCGGTATGGCGCACAAGCGGCGATAGTAAATTAAAGTTGTTGATAAACCTTGGTGTGCAGCACCCCGAGCCGGAGCAACAAGAAGTACTGGACTGTAAAGAGCCCGAAGCCGAGGTTACACCTCCAAGCAAAGACCCCTTTAAAAATAAACGGATAATATTAGCTACCGAAGAACAGTTTAACCATTCGCTTACTTTATCGGCAATGGCTACTTATAAGGAGTTTTTGGACGAAGATGCACACTATTATTTCCCTGGTTTTGAACCTTTTGTTGGGAAAGACAAAATTATGAAATTTGTTAACAACGAGGCTATCTCTATTGTTGCCAAAACAACCAGTGCGGGCCGCTCGGCAAGTAGCGATTTGGCTTATAGCTATGGGGTAGCGCAGATTAAAAAGGGGAATATTACAGCCGACTATAACTATGTACGCATTTGGGACATGGACTCCCAACACAGGTGGAATATATTATTAGAAGTGTTCTCCTCGGTAGAGAAATAG
- the cysS gene encoding cysteine--tRNA ligase: MEQKVFVYNTLTRKKEEFKPLNAPHVGMYVCGPTVYSDAHMGNARTYISFDLIFRYLTHIGYQVRYVRNITDAGHLEGDADEGEDKISKKAKLAQLEPMEIVQKYTVGFRDVMRILNTLPPSIEPTATGHIIEQIELVKIIIKKGYAYEVNGSVYFDVEKYNQTKDYGVLNGRNLDDMLNNTRNLGGQDDKRGKLDFALWIKAKPEHLMKWPSPWGVGFPGWHLECSAMSNKYLGEQFDIHGGGIDLVPTHHTNEIAQNIACCGKNPAKYWVHTNMLTVNGQKMSKSLGNSFLPDELFTGNNTILSKAYSPMTVRFFMLQTHYSSTLDFSNDAMEASEKGFKRLMNAFALVDGLKVSAHSDVQLNEIENACYAAMNDDFNSPVLVAELFEISKIINSIYDGKTSIDAKNYEVLKNIIQHFVVDILGLKNEQAANDELPKVIDFIINLRSEAKSNMDYATSDKIRNGLQQIGFQLKDSKEGTTWSKI, encoded by the coding sequence ATGGAACAAAAAGTATTTGTTTACAATACACTAACCCGTAAAAAAGAAGAATTTAAGCCCCTTAACGCTCCGCATGTGGGCATGTATGTTTGTGGCCCTACCGTTTATAGCGATGCCCATATGGGCAATGCACGTACTTATATATCATTCGATTTAATTTTTAGGTATTTAACCCATATTGGTTACCAGGTGCGTTACGTGCGCAATATTACCGATGCCGGTCACCTTGAAGGTGATGCCGACGAGGGAGAAGACAAAATATCTAAAAAGGCAAAATTAGCGCAATTGGAGCCTATGGAAATTGTGCAAAAGTACACCGTAGGTTTTAGGGATGTGATGAGGATATTAAACACCTTGCCACCAAGTATTGAGCCCACGGCAACCGGCCATATTATTGAGCAGATAGAACTGGTAAAAATAATTATAAAAAAGGGCTACGCTTACGAAGTAAACGGATCGGTTTATTTTGACGTGGAAAAATATAACCAAACTAAAGATTACGGCGTGCTAAATGGCCGTAACCTTGACGATATGCTGAACAATACCCGCAACCTGGGCGGGCAAGACGATAAGCGCGGTAAACTTGATTTTGCCCTTTGGATAAAAGCCAAGCCCGAGCATTTAATGAAATGGCCTTCGCCCTGGGGCGTTGGTTTCCCGGGTTGGCATTTGGAATGCTCGGCAATGAGTAATAAATACCTGGGCGAGCAATTTGACATACATGGCGGCGGTATTGATTTGGTGCCCACGCACCACACCAACGAAATTGCACAAAACATAGCCTGCTGCGGTAAAAACCCGGCAAAGTATTGGGTACATACAAATATGCTAACGGTTAACGGGCAAAAAATGTCGAAATCGTTAGGCAATAGCTTTTTGCCCGATGAATTATTTACCGGCAATAATACCATTTTAAGCAAGGCCTACAGCCCCATGACGGTGCGGTTTTTTATGCTGCAAACCCACTACAGCAGTACGCTCGATTTTTCGAACGATGCCATGGAAGCATCAGAAAAAGGCTTTAAACGCCTGATGAATGCCTTTGCATTGGTTGACGGACTGAAAGTATCTGCACACAGTGATGTTCAGTTAAACGAGATAGAAAATGCCTGTTATGCTGCCATGAATGATGATTTTAACAGCCCGGTGTTAGTTGCCGAATTGTTTGAAATTTCGAAGATCATTAATTCGATATATGATGGTAAAACCAGTATCGACGCTAAAAATTATGAGGTTCTTAAAAACATCATACAGCATTTTGTGGTTGATATACTGGGCTTAAAAAACGAACAAGCCGCCAACGATGAGTTACCCAAGGTGATTGACTTTATTATTAACTTGCGCAGCGAGGCCAAAAGCAATATGGATTACGCCACATCCGACAAGATACGGAACGGCTTACAACAAATAGGCTTCCAGCTAAAAGATAGCAAAGAAGGCACAACCTGGAGCAAAATATAA
- a CDS encoding endonuclease/exonuclease/phosphatase family protein: MIGAKGRLGFFDRIILFINYCFAFALLVSYLAPFTDPKSFWLIAFFGLAYPPLLLVNGLLALYWLFRFKIQILISVLSVAVGWGVLQKNIGFHNKTDTDRAKADGSQIRMMAYNVHSFNSPMDYNIPTRREILQIIKDQQPDIINMEEFYSTSKGRTAMCDSIKKILQTSNYYFKPFGSQPDNGSGLAIVSKYPIVNHGVIMLASDNSDTKAIFVDVTINGKTIRVYCVHLQSFLFSAQDHIYMDSVTQQRRTSITGSRRIGSKLKLGFIRRSDQVKVMKAEMAKCPFPYIIAGDFNDTPSSWAVNQMADGIKNAFREQGRGLGRTYNGDIPNYQIDYIMVSPQFKVMNYTVIEKKASDHYAVRSDLSLP, encoded by the coding sequence ATGATAGGAGCTAAAGGCAGGCTCGGTTTTTTCGACCGTATTATTCTCTTTATCAACTATTGTTTTGCGTTTGCTTTATTGGTGAGCTACCTGGCACCGTTTACCGACCCTAAAAGTTTTTGGCTTATTGCTTTTTTTGGCCTGGCCTATCCGCCTTTGTTGCTTGTTAATGGTTTGCTGGCACTTTATTGGCTGTTTAGGTTTAAAATTCAAATTTTGATATCTGTTTTAAGTGTGGCCGTAGGATGGGGAGTGCTTCAAAAAAATATAGGTTTCCATAATAAAACCGACACCGACCGGGCCAAGGCCGACGGAAGCCAGATTAGGATGATGGCGTATAACGTGCATAGCTTTAATTCGCCGATGGATTATAATATCCCAACCCGGCGCGAAATTTTGCAGATTATAAAAGATCAGCAGCCCGATATCATCAACATGGAGGAGTTTTACTCCACAAGCAAGGGCCGTACAGCTATGTGCGATTCGATAAAGAAAATACTTCAAACTTCAAATTATTACTTTAAACCATTTGGCAGTCAGCCTGATAATGGCAGCGGTTTGGCCATCGTATCAAAATACCCGATTGTTAATCATGGGGTAATTATGCTGGCTTCGGATAATTCGGATACTAAGGCTATTTTTGTTGATGTTACAATAAACGGTAAAACAATAAGGGTTTATTGCGTGCATCTCCAGTCGTTCTTATTTTCCGCTCAGGATCATATTTATATGGATAGCGTAACGCAACAGCGCCGAACCAGCATCACCGGGTCGCGGCGCATTGGTAGTAAACTCAAACTGGGTTTTATCCGTCGCAGCGATCAGGTTAAGGTGATGAAGGCCGAAATGGCCAAGTGTCCTTTTCCATACATCATAGCCGGCGATTTTAACGATACACCATCATCGTGGGCGGTTAACCAAATGGCCGATGGTATAAAAAACGCATTCCGCGAGCAGGGAAGAGGCCTTGGGCGCACCTATAACGGCGATATCCCCAACTACCAGATAGATTATATTATGGTGAGCCCGCAGTTTAAGGTAATGAATTACACCGTGATAGAAAAAAAGGCGTCGGATCATTACGCCGTCCGCAGCGATTTATCGCTTCCCTAA